A genome region from Blautia coccoides includes the following:
- a CDS encoding VOC family protein produces MKYNCTVISVADIKAARKFYEDLFGLEVFQDYGRNIAFTCGLALQQDFDWLVHLPKESILRKSNNVELCFEEQDFDSFLHKLKKYPNIECLGEVIEHSWGQRVIRFYDLDGHIIEVGENMKMVIKRFLASGMTIDEVSVKMDVSFEDLTKLQNS; encoded by the coding sequence ATGAAATACAATTGTACGGTTATATCGGTAGCAGACATCAAAGCTGCAAGAAAGTTTTATGAGGATTTATTCGGATTGGAAGTATTTCAGGATTATGGAAGAAATATAGCTTTTACCTGCGGTTTAGCTTTACAGCAGGACTTTGACTGGCTTGTTCATTTACCAAAAGAAAGCATATTAAGAAAATCTAACAATGTGGAATTATGTTTTGAGGAACAGGACTTTGACAGTTTCTTACATAAACTAAAAAAATATCCGAATATTGAGTGTTTGGGTGAGGTAATTGAACACAGTTGGGGGCAACGTGTCATTCGATTTTATGATTTGGACGGACATATCATAGAAGTTGGAGAAAATATGAAAATGGTTATAAAGCGTTTCCTTGCTTCTGGTATGACCATAGATGAAGTGTCTGTAAAAATGGATGTTTCTTTTGAAGATTTAACGAAGCTGCAAAACAGTTAA
- a CDS encoding winged helix-turn-helix domain-containing protein, with protein sequence MDRIYFTKKQARQFLLLKHGLLGDYKFVGKEGVLSFVRQAGCIQFDPVDVCGRNADLVLQSRIKDYQKTMLYELLYIDRKLVDYFDKNLSILPIENWKYFARERQAHRSWERSHTEIVEVQERVREEIARRGPLCSADLDIVEKVSWYWSDTRLSRAALEHMYFVGELGIHHKSGTLKYYDLIENCIPAEFLNQPEPFPSDFDYRKWLVSERIGSVGLLWNRASDAWLGIQGLKAAQRNAIFEMLLKEEKIIEVKVEEIGEPLYCRREDAGLAEFILKNPPMKKRCEFIAPLDNLIWDRKLIGAVFDFSYKWEIYTPKQQRKYGYYVLPILYGDRFAGRIEMAYDKKQGKLELKNIWYEPDLRLTKALQRDVDRRIRRFERFCRKRGWNDWRDCKSHR encoded by the coding sequence ATGGACAGAATTTATTTTACGAAAAAACAGGCGCGGCAGTTTTTGTTATTAAAGCATGGCTTGCTGGGAGATTACAAATTTGTTGGAAAAGAAGGCGTCCTTTCTTTTGTCCGGCAGGCAGGATGCATTCAGTTTGATCCGGTGGATGTCTGTGGCAGAAATGCGGATCTGGTTTTGCAGTCCAGAATCAAAGACTATCAAAAGACGATGCTTTATGAGCTTTTATATATCGATCGGAAACTGGTGGATTATTTTGATAAAAATCTCTCGATTCTTCCAATAGAGAACTGGAAATATTTTGCCCGGGAGCGGCAGGCTCACCGAAGCTGGGAGAGAAGCCATACAGAAATTGTGGAAGTACAGGAACGGGTGCGTGAGGAAATTGCACGGAGGGGACCACTGTGCAGCGCAGATTTGGACATAGTGGAAAAGGTATCCTGGTATTGGAGTGATACCAGGTTGTCGAGAGCGGCGTTGGAACATATGTATTTTGTCGGAGAACTGGGAATCCATCATAAGAGCGGAACACTGAAATATTATGATCTGATTGAAAATTGCATTCCGGCAGAGTTTTTGAATCAACCAGAGCCTTTTCCTTCGGATTTTGATTATAGAAAATGGCTGGTGTCAGAGCGCATTGGTTCGGTGGGTCTTTTGTGGAACCGTGCTTCTGACGCATGGCTGGGTATACAGGGACTTAAGGCTGCACAGAGAAATGCTATATTCGAGATGCTGTTAAAAGAAGAGAAGATTATTGAAGTAAAAGTGGAAGAGATTGGGGAGCCGTTGTATTGCCGCAGGGAGGATGCAGGACTTGCAGAATTTATATTGAAAAATCCCCCGATGAAAAAGCGCTGTGAATTTATTGCACCGCTGGATAATCTGATCTGGGACAGGAAGCTTATAGGAGCAGTTTTTGATTTTTCTTATAAATGGGAAATCTATACGCCGAAGCAGCAGCGTAAATATGGTTATTATGTTTTGCCGATTCTCTATGGAGACAGATTTGCAGGCAGGATAGAAATGGCTTATGATAAAAAGCAGGGAAAGCTGGAACTAAAAAATATCTGGTATGAGCCGGACTTGCGTCTGACAAAGGCACTGCAGCGCGATGTGGACAGACGCATCAGACGGTTTGAACGTTTTTGCAGAAAAAGAGGCTGGAATGATTGGAGAGATTGTAAAAGTCATCGTTGA
- a CDS encoding GNAT family N-acetyltransferase, with product MSEFVKVLLGDQGTFEDVYQECPVFDDGKYCLRLVAESDAEDLLKVYSDGKAVPFFNSDNCGGDDFHYTSLERMREAVSYWLWEYERRGFVRWGIFSHKEEEVIGTVELFHRDSEDYFKDCGLLRLDLRSDYEKADVIKEILQQIETPAFDMFSCRMLATKAVPTAKERIQALAVLGYEESDHALTGHDGTQYKYYWVLNKK from the coding sequence ATGAGTGAATTTGTGAAAGTGTTACTTGGAGATCAGGGAACTTTTGAGGATGTGTATCAGGAGTGTCCGGTTTTTGACGATGGAAAATACTGCTTACGTCTGGTCGCAGAAAGTGATGCGGAGGATTTACTGAAGGTTTATTCGGACGGGAAGGCGGTTCCTTTTTTCAATAGTGATAATTGCGGTGGGGATGACTTCCATTATACATCTCTGGAAAGAATGAGGGAGGCTGTCAGCTATTGGCTTTGGGAGTATGAAAGAAGAGGATTTGTGAGATGGGGTATTTTCAGCCATAAAGAGGAAGAAGTTATAGGAACGGTTGAATTATTCCACAGGGATTCTGAGGATTATTTCAAAGACTGCGGGCTGCTGCGTCTGGATCTGCGAAGTGATTACGAAAAAGCAGATGTGATAAAGGAAATTTTACAACAGATAGAAACTCCAGCGTTTGACATGTTTTCCTGCCGGATGCTGGCAACAAAAGCGGTGCCAACCGCAAAAGAACGTATTCAGGCATTGGCGGTACTGGGGTATGAAGAATCAGATCATGCGCTGACCGGACATGATGGCACTCAGTATAAATACTATTGGGTTCTTAATAAGAAATAG
- a CDS encoding helix-turn-helix transcriptional regulator, whose protein sequence is MKIDRLLKIVIYLLNHENVSARDLAERLHVSVRTIQRDMVSIAEAGIPVYSNQGKGGGYSILPSYKVRNCNIHQEEQQLIQQALESLATSYANETLAGLIEKYHALLDRDQEQSIFFDFGIAMENQQVQKVNQMLKRAIETKALVEFFYRDAQGKETQRLVEPLAIQYKWYSWYLFAWSVPQEAYRTFKVARIRKPQITSEKSDRKHPAVKELMEQSDRAYGETCITLEVAFDKKDTCLMEEYFPDSQIEEWSEEKSRIWIQVPPGERSWKALLLSMGNRVEVISPEACRNELIETAQKFLSNYDI, encoded by the coding sequence ATGAAAATAGACAGACTGTTGAAAATTGTCATTTATCTTTTGAATCATGAGAATGTATCCGCCAGAGACCTGGCAGAACGGCTCCATGTTTCTGTTCGCACCATACAGAGAGACATGGTCAGTATTGCAGAAGCAGGGATTCCTGTATATTCCAATCAGGGAAAGGGTGGAGGATACTCCATTTTGCCGTCGTATAAGGTTAGAAACTGCAATATCCACCAGGAAGAACAGCAGTTGATTCAGCAGGCACTGGAAAGCCTGGCAACCTCATATGCAAATGAAACGCTGGCAGGTTTAATTGAAAAGTATCATGCACTTTTGGACAGGGATCAGGAACAGAGTATCTTTTTTGATTTTGGAATCGCCATGGAGAATCAACAGGTGCAAAAAGTGAACCAGATGCTGAAACGGGCAATTGAGACAAAGGCACTGGTTGAATTTTTCTACAGGGATGCGCAGGGAAAAGAAACACAGCGGTTGGTTGAACCTCTTGCTATCCAGTATAAATGGTATTCATGGTATTTATTTGCATGGTCTGTTCCACAGGAGGCGTATCGTACCTTTAAAGTTGCACGAATCCGCAAGCCTCAAATTACATCGGAAAAGTCTGACAGAAAGCATCCGGCGGTAAAGGAGCTTATGGAGCAGTCAGACAGGGCATATGGTGAAACTTGTATTACACTGGAGGTAGCGTTTGATAAGAAAGATACGTGCCTGATGGAAGAGTACTTTCCGGACAGCCAAATAGAAGAATGGTCGGAGGAAAAATCAAGAATATGGATTCAGGTTCCGCCTGGAGAACGCTCGTGGAAAGCCCTGCTTTTGAGTATGGGAAACCGTGTGGAAGTCATTTCTCCGGAAGCCTGCCGAAATGAACTGATCGAGACTGCTCAAAAATTTTTATCTAATTACGACATATAG
- a CDS encoding GNAT family N-acetyltransferase produces the protein MIREAKQEDLLEVLNLYLYLHEETVPEQSEHLSVIWNQIIADKNHHLIVNIVDGKIVSSCVCVIIPNLTRNIHPYAFVENVVTHADYRGHGYATECLNYAKTIAVNNNCYKMMLLTGSKEQKTLEFYKNAGYNCTDKTAFIQWLDI, from the coding sequence ATGATTCGTGAAGCGAAACAGGAAGATTTGCTGGAAGTGCTGAATTTATATTTATATCTTCATGAAGAGACTGTTCCAGAACAATCGGAACATTTATCGGTCATTTGGAATCAAATTATAGCAGATAAAAATCATCATCTTATTGTAAATATTGTTGACGGAAAGATTGTTTCTTCGTGCGTTTGTGTGATTATTCCAAATTTAACAAGAAACATACATCCGTATGCGTTTGTGGAAAATGTTGTTACTCATGCAGACTATAGAGGGCATGGTTATGCTACGGAATGCTTAAATTATGCAAAAACCATAGCTGTAAATAATAATTGCTACAAGATGATGCTGCTGACAGGTTCAAAAGAACAAAAGACGTTAGAGTTTTATAAAAATGCGGGATATAACTGTACAGATAAAACAGCTTTTATTCAATGGTTAGATATATGA
- a CDS encoding helix-turn-helix domain-containing protein: protein MDDQRILLDYETIKGAVAGEKWAMERILKHYDFYMDELATVKEREPDGNVKCYVDEVLKQAIALKLLEEAERRAKEKINSV, encoded by the coding sequence ATGGACGATCAGCGGATTTTACTGGATTATGAAACGATCAAGGGAGCTGTCGCCGGGGAGAAGTGGGCAATGGAGCGGATTCTTAAACATTACGATTTCTATATGGATGAACTCGCCACAGTGAAGGAGCGGGAGCCGGATGGAAATGTGAAGTGTTATGTGGATGAGGTTTTGAAGCAGGCAATAGCATTGAAACTGCTGGAGGAAGCGGAGAGGAGAGCGAAAGAGAAAATTAATAGTGTTTGA
- a CDS encoding inorganic pyrophosphatase, giving the protein MIGEIVKVIVDRPLGSYHPEHKDLYYPVNYGYIEGIMAPDGEEQDAYIVGVNEAVKEFTGKITAVVHRLDDVEEKWVVAPENLSFSEKEIMEQIKFQEQYFKSEIRM; this is encoded by the coding sequence ATGATTGGAGAGATTGTAAAAGTCATCGTTGACAGACCGCTTGGAAGTTATCATCCGGAACATAAAGACCTGTATTATCCTGTTAACTACGGATATATCGAAGGCATTATGGCTCCTGATGGTGAGGAGCAGGATGCTTATATCGTTGGTGTAAATGAAGCTGTTAAAGAATTTACAGGAAAGATTACTGCGGTTGTACACCGATTGGATGATGTTGAAGAAAAATGGGTGGTTGCACCTGAAAATCTTTCTTTTAGTGAGAAGGAAATCATGGAGCAGATAAAGTTTCAGGAACAGTATTTTAAGTCGGAAATCAGAATGTAA
- a CDS encoding VOC family protein, which translates to MRLDGFGLFVEDMAKMIRFYRDVLGFEIKEAEDTSNVYLVKDGTLFLLYGRNDFEKMTNRRYDYIKGFNGHFEMALYVDTFEEVDKAFSKAVENGATPVLEPELEPWGQRTCYIADPEGNLIEIGSWNKPYEEKDS; encoded by the coding sequence ATGAGATTGGACGGTTTTGGATTATTTGTTGAAGATATGGCGAAAATGATTCGCTTTTACAGAGATGTACTTGGCTTTGAGATTAAAGAAGCGGAAGATACATCTAATGTATATCTTGTAAAAGATGGGACGTTGTTTCTGTTGTACGGCAGAAATGACTTTGAAAAAATGACCAATCGCAGATATGATTATATCAAAGGATTCAACGGTCATTTTGAAATGGCACTTTATGTTGATACATTTGAAGAAGTTGATAAAGCATTTAGTAAAGCTGTAGAAAACGGTGCTACTCCTGTACTGGAACCGGAACTTGAACCTTGGGGACAGAGAACTTGTTATATTGCTGATCCTGAAGGTAATTTAATAGAGATAGGTTCTTGGAATAAGCCTTACGAAGAAAAGGATTCATAA